The following proteins are co-located in the Halarcobacter sp. genome:
- the recQ gene encoding DNA helicase RecQ, which yields MNNKYKILKEVFGHDNFRSFQESVVDAILDKKDVLTILPTGGGKSLCYQLPSLLLDGLTVVISPLIALMQDQVKALNDLNISAGMISSLSSQDENNFTLQKILNKQLKFLYVAPERFTSNEFVGVLQRIDINYFVIDEAHCVSGWGHEFRAEYRNLDRLKRFFPNTPIAAFTATATKKVEDDIAQSLHLNNPMHFRAKTVRDNLDIKVEPRISNGKNQILNFLKSHKGLCGIIYTFTRKEAESTAQFLSQNGFSAKPYHAGLSNEIKNSVFNDFVYEKIDIVVATIAFGMGIDKSNIRFVIHTSLPKTLENYYQEIGRAGRDGEMSYVYLLYSKADEVKRKIQIEDSIDNSYKQVGLEKLEKMYRYCVSNNCRHKLIAAYFEDEIEDCKTLCDNCTKGEVEQVDVSVDAQKLLSSIYRSEQRFGLNHIIDILRGSKNKKLLEFGHDKLSVYGLGVEKSKNEWVAIADKLIDIQALVLGDFRALKITNLGFKILKGQEKLLIDSDKLGIAQKIEEQVEELSFDEQLYEKFRTLRKEMALEYEVPAYVIFGDKTLKEFTIKLPVTKEQMLDINGVGLVKYEKYGEAFLELSKSIKEEFEEELENRTPLKKLTKTYLETYDLICKNKSIEEVSHIRNLNISSVLSHISLLSEHKKISYEKKKELLKPYALPDNIRFWIEDGLRLDSIKQLRQYLYLYEYLEKEL from the coding sequence TATGTTATCAGTTGCCATCACTACTTTTAGATGGATTAACAGTTGTAATCTCTCCACTTATTGCACTAATGCAAGATCAAGTAAAAGCTTTAAATGACTTAAATATTAGTGCAGGAATGATTAGCTCTTTATCTTCCCAAGATGAAAACAACTTTACACTACAAAAGATTTTAAATAAACAATTAAAGTTTTTGTATGTAGCCCCTGAAAGGTTTACTTCAAATGAGTTTGTTGGAGTTTTACAAAGAATAGATATAAATTATTTTGTAATTGATGAAGCCCATTGTGTTAGTGGTTGGGGACATGAGTTTAGAGCAGAATATAGAAATCTTGATAGATTAAAAAGATTTTTCCCGAATACACCAATTGCTGCATTTACGGCAACTGCCACAAAAAAAGTTGAAGATGATATTGCTCAAAGTTTACATCTTAATAATCCCATGCATTTTAGGGCAAAAACAGTAAGAGATAATCTTGATATAAAAGTAGAACCAAGAATCTCAAATGGTAAAAATCAAATATTAAACTTCTTAAAATCACATAAAGGATTATGTGGAATAATTTATACCTTTACTAGAAAAGAAGCAGAATCCACAGCACAATTTTTATCACAAAATGGTTTTAGCGCAAAACCTTATCATGCAGGATTAAGTAATGAAATAAAAAATAGTGTTTTTAATGATTTTGTATATGAAAAAATTGATATTGTAGTTGCAACTATTGCATTTGGTATGGGAATTGATAAATCAAATATAAGATTCGTAATACACACTTCTTTACCTAAAACTTTAGAAAACTATTATCAAGAAATAGGAAGAGCAGGGCGAGATGGAGAGATGTCTTATGTATATCTTTTATATTCAAAAGCTGATGAGGTAAAAAGAAAAATTCAAATTGAGGATTCAATAGATAATTCATATAAGCAAGTTGGACTTGAAAAACTTGAGAAGATGTATCGATATTGTGTTAGTAATAATTGTAGGCATAAGCTTATTGCTGCTTATTTTGAAGATGAGATTGAAGATTGTAAAACTTTGTGTGATAATTGTACAAAAGGTGAAGTTGAACAAGTTGATGTAAGTGTTGATGCCCAAAAACTTTTATCAAGTATTTATAGAAGTGAACAAAGGTTTGGCTTAAATCATATAATTGATATTTTAAGGGGTTCAAAAAACAAAAAGCTTTTAGAATTTGGTCATGATAAACTTAGTGTTTATGGTTTAGGTGTTGAAAAAAGTAAAAATGAGTGGGTAGCTATTGCTGATAAACTTATAGATATACAAGCTTTAGTTTTAGGTGATTTCAGGGCTTTAAAGATAACAAATCTTGGGTTTAAAATCTTAAAAGGTCAAGAAAAACTGCTTATTGATTCTGATAAATTAGGTATTGCACAAAAAATTGAAGAGCAAGTAGAAGAGTTGAGTTTTGATGAACAATTATATGAAAAATTTAGAACTCTTAGAAAAGAGATGGCTTTAGAGTATGAAGTTCCCGCTTATGTTATATTTGGAGATAAAACATTAAAAGAGTTTACCATTAAACTACCAGTTACAAAAGAGCAAATGTTGGATATAAATGGAGTAGGGCTTGTAAAGTATGAAAAATATGGAGAGGCTTTTTTAGAACTTTCAAAGAGTATAAAAGAGGAGTTTGAAGAAGAGCTAGAGAATAGAACTCCACTTAAAAAGCTTACAAAAACATATCTAGAAACTTACGATTTAATCTGTAAAAATAAAAGTATAGAAGAGGTTTCACATATTAGAAATTTAAATATTTCTTCTGTTTTATCACATATTTCACTTTTAAGTGAACATAAAAAAATATCATATGAAAAAAAGAAAGAGTTATTAAAACCATATGCTCTTCCTGATAATATTAGATTTTGGATTGAAGATGGTTTGAGATTAGATTCTATAAAACAACTTAGACAATATTTATATTTATATGAGTATCTTGAAAAAGAGTTATAA